The Symphalangus syndactylus isolate Jambi chromosome 6, NHGRI_mSymSyn1-v2.1_pri, whole genome shotgun sequence genome contains the following window.
TATCAGGGCCCTTTTCCACCCCAGACCCTGGGCTAAGATACAGAGAGACACCAGACCTGGCCCCTCTCCTCAGGCGGGTCCCAGTCTGTGAGAGACATGCAGATCCACCATGACCAGAGTTTCCACACCCCAGGGAGCCCCTGGCAGCCCTGCACAGCATGATTTAGTGCTTCTAACCTCGTGACATCCCTGAGAGGCAGGCGCGCATTCCCCCTTTTCTCGGGTGAAATGAAATCACCACCTCAAGGTCACATAGTAAATACATAAcagagttgggattcaaacccaagtccaTCAATCTCCACTAACAGAGAAAGAAACATATGATCAGGGCTGTGAAGGATGAATAGAAGTTCACTAGGaaggctgaagaaaaaaaaatatatatatatatataaatatttatatataaacaaaatgaatcAGATTGCTCCCAAGCGTGAGCTTTATTGTATCCCAAGTTTTCTCAAAGTGAGGGCTCTGTGGGGCTTCACTGGGTGGTTAGAGTAGCAGAGTTGACAAAGTTGGTGCCCTCACTGTTCAGACAGGGAGATCAAGGCCTGAGGAGGGGCAGGGCCTGCTGGGTGGTGAGTGAGCATGTCACTGACAGGCTGTGTATTGCTTTCCCAGCCTCCCTGAACATAGGAAGCTCGCCTTGGCAGCCATGGAGTGGGACAATGGCACAGGCCAGGCTCTGGGCTTGCCACCCACCACCTGTGTCTACCGCGAGAACTTCAAGCAACTGCTGCTGCCACCTGTGTATTCAGCGGTGCTGGCGGCTGGCCTGCCGCTGAACATCTGTGTCATTACCCAGATCTGCACGTCCCGCCGGGCCCTGACCCGCACGGCCGTGTACACCCTAAACCTTGCCCTGGCCGACCTGCTGTATGCCTGCTCCCTGCCCCTGCTCATCTACAACTATGCCCAAGGTGACCACTGGCCCTTTGGCGACTTTGCCTGTCGCCTGGTCCGCTTCCTCTTCTACGCCAACCTGCATGGCAGCATCCTCTTCCTCACCTGCATCAGCTTCCAGCGCTACCTGGGCATCTGCCACCCGCTGGCCCCCTGGCACAAACGTGGGGGCCGCCGGGCCGCCTGGCTAGTGTGTGTAGCCGTGTGGCTGGCAGTGACAACCCAGTGCCTGCCCACAGCCATCTTTGCTGCCACAGGCATCCAGCGTAACCGCACTGTCTGCTATGACCTCAGCCCACCTGCCCTGGCCACCCACTATATGCCCTATGGCATGGCTCTCACTGTCATTGGCTTCCTGCTGCCCTTTGCTGCCCTGCTGGCCTGCTACTGTCTCCTGGCCCGCCGCCTGTGCCGCCAGGATGGCCCGGCAGAGCCTGTGGCCCAGGAGCGGCGTGGCAAGGCAGCCCGTATGGCCGTGGTGGTGGCTGCTGCCTTTGCCATCAGCTTCCTGCCTTTCCACATCACAAAGACAGCCTACCTGGCAGTGCGCTCGACGCCGGGTGTCCCCTGCCCTGTGTTGGAGGCCTTTGCAGCAGCCTACAAAGGCACGCGGCCGTTCGCCAGTGCCAACAGCGTGCTGGACCCCATCCTCTTCTACTTCACCCAGAAGAAGTTCCGCCGGCGACCACATGAGCTCCTACAGAAACTCACAGCCAAATGGCAGAGGCAGGGTCGCTGAGTCCTCCAGGGCCTGGGCAGCCTTCATATTTGCCATTGTGTCCAGGGCACCAGGAGCCCCACCAACCCCAAACCATGCAGAGAATTAGAGCTCAGCTCAGCTGGGCATGGAGTAAGATCCCTCACAGGACCCAGAAGCTCACCAAAAACTATTTCTTCAGCCCCTTCTCTGGCCCAGGCCCTGTGGGCATGGAGATGGACAGACCTGGGCCTGGCTCTTGAGAGGTCCCAGTCAGCCATGGA
Protein-coding sequences here:
- the P2RY6 gene encoding P2Y purinoceptor 6 isoform X1; translated protein: MSQHWCKGLELQGSQDASPGPAACQLCAVASYFLSPGLSVSSSAAFPDFCQNIARDSFRHRTDWQQGLFHEWEFAPALHRLQAGHLLTLGLPEHRKLALAAMEWDNGTGQALGLPPTTCVYRENFKQLLLPPVYSAVLAAGLPLNICVITQICTSRRALTRTAVYTLNLALADLLYACSLPLLIYNYAQGDHWPFGDFACRLVRFLFYANLHGSILFLTCISFQRYLGICHPLAPWHKRGGRRAAWLVCVAVWLAVTTQCLPTAIFAATGIQRNRTVCYDLSPPALATHYMPYGMALTVIGFLLPFAALLACYCLLARRLCRQDGPAEPVAQERRGKAARMAVVVAAAFAISFLPFHITKTAYLAVRSTPGVPCPVLEAFAAAYKGTRPFASANSVLDPILFYFTQKKFRRRPHELLQKLTAKWQRQGR
- the P2RY6 gene encoding P2Y purinoceptor 6 isoform X2, yielding MEWDNGTGQALGLPPTTCVYRENFKQLLLPPVYSAVLAAGLPLNICVITQICTSRRALTRTAVYTLNLALADLLYACSLPLLIYNYAQGDHWPFGDFACRLVRFLFYANLHGSILFLTCISFQRYLGICHPLAPWHKRGGRRAAWLVCVAVWLAVTTQCLPTAIFAATGIQRNRTVCYDLSPPALATHYMPYGMALTVIGFLLPFAALLACYCLLARRLCRQDGPAEPVAQERRGKAARMAVVVAAAFAISFLPFHITKTAYLAVRSTPGVPCPVLEAFAAAYKGTRPFASANSVLDPILFYFTQKKFRRRPHELLQKLTAKWQRQGR